The following coding sequences are from one Canis lupus baileyi chromosome 23, mCanLup2.hap1, whole genome shotgun sequence window:
- the LOC140615562 gene encoding olfactory receptor 51H1-like, whose translation MFSCNTSTSGHSTFLLTGFPGLEASHHWVSIPVNLTCVVSILGNSIILLLIRTDPALHEPMYFFLSMLAASDLGLSASTFPTMMWLFWLNARELPFDICAAQMFFIHAFTYVESGVLLAMAFDRFVAIREPLHYATILTHSAMARMGAAILVRAVLLNLPGPILLRRLLFPQISVLSHCYCLHCDLVGLACSDTQINSLVGLVSILFSLGLDSFLIVLSYALILRTVVSIASPGERLKALNTCVSHLCIVLIFYLPKLGLSVLHRVEKHNYPALAVLMANLHFLVPPFMNPIVYCIKSKQIRQGLLKRFKRKRVDVS comes from the coding sequence ATGTTCTCCTGCAACACCAGCACTTCTGGTCACTCTACGTTTCTCCTCACTGGCTTTCCAGGCCTGGAAGCCTCTCATCATTGGGTTTCCATCCCTGTCAACCTCACCTGTGTGGTTTCCATCCTGGGTAACAGTATCATCCTTCTCCTGATTCGTACAGATCCAGCCTTACATGAACCCATGTATTTTTTCCTATCTATGTTGGCAGCCTCTGATCTGGGACTCAGTGCCTCTACCTTTCCCACGATGATGTGGCTCTTCTGGCTGAATGCTCGTGAGCTTCCCTTTGATATCTGTGCAGCACAAATGTTCTTCATCCATGCCTTCACCTATGTGGAATCTGGTGTGCTACTGGCCATGGCCTTTGATCGTTTTGTTGCCATCCGGGAACCTCTGCACTATGCCACAATTCTGACTCACTCAGCCATGGCCAGAATGGGGGCTGCCATCCTTGTGAGGGCTGTCTTGCTCAATCTCCCAGGACCCATCCTCCTGCGACGTCTGCTTTTTCCCCAGATCAGCGTACTCTCTCACTGCTACTGCCTGCACTGTGACCTTGTGGGACTGGCCTGCTCAGACACCCAGATAAACAGCTTGGTTGGCCTAGTCTCCATTCTCTTCTCACTAGGCCTTGACTCCTTCCTCATTGTGCTCTCATATGCCCTGATCCTACGAACAGTGGTGAGCATTGCATCACCTGGGGAAAGGCTCAAGGCACTTAACACGTGTGTCTCACATCTCTGCATTGTTCTCATCTTTTATTTGCCCAAACTAGGGCTATCTGTGTTGCACCGGGTAGAGAAGCACAACTACCCTGCTCTGGCAGTGCTCATGGCCAACCTGCACTTCTTGGTCCCACCTTTCATGAACCCTATTGTTTACTGCATCAAGTCTAAACAGATACGTCAGGGCCTCCTAAAGCGCTTCAAACGGAAGAGGGTTGACGTCTCCTAG